A window of Alphaproteobacteria bacterium contains these coding sequences:
- a CDS encoding YcgN family cysteine cluster protein, protein MSERPFWRQKRLDEMSGEEWEALCDGCAKCCLNKLEDIESGEIAYTEVACRLLDLQSCRCTNYAERRRLVADCVSLEPGLVENLGWLPSSCAYRLMSEGRPLPDWHPLVAGDGESVHRAGISVRGRVISERRAGALEDHVVIWPE, encoded by the coding sequence GTGAGCGAGCGGCCCTTCTGGCGCCAAAAGCGCCTCGACGAAATGAGCGGCGAGGAATGGGAAGCGCTCTGCGACGGCTGCGCCAAATGCTGCCTCAACAAGCTCGAGGACATCGAGAGCGGCGAGATCGCCTACACCGAGGTGGCCTGCCGACTGCTGGATTTGCAAAGCTGCCGCTGCACGAATTATGCCGAGCGCCGGCGCCTGGTGGCGGACTGCGTCAGCCTGGAGCCGGGCCTGGTCGAGAACCTGGGCTGGTTGCCGTCGAGTTGCGCCTACCGCCTGATGTCCGAGGGCCGCCCGCTGCCCGACTGGCACCCGCTGGTCGCGGGCGATGGCGAAAGCGTGCACCGGGCCGGCATTTCGGTGCGTGGCCGCGTGATCTCGGAACGCCGGGCGGGCGCCCTCGAGGATCACGTGGTAATCTGGCCGGAATGA
- the phaZ gene encoding polyhydroxyalkanoate depolymerase, with amino-acid sequence MLYHAHELHHAALEPLRFAAQASQQFFLNPFNPLAYTRSGRTLAAACEVFDRTTRRRSKPDFGLSETFSEGERLAVRESVVAETTFCRLLRFCREGKGQDPQGQDPQGQDPRVLIVAPMSGHFATLLRDTVAALLPDHDVHITDWRDARDVAPAAGRFDLDDYIDTVIDFLRLLGPPTHVIAVCQPSVPVLAATALLAAAGDQAAPRTLTLMGGPIDTRESPTEVNKLAQRRSLAWFERHVITRVPLIYPGFGRRVYPGFLQLSGFMTMNLERHLGAHMRLFHHLIEGDGDGAEAHRRFYDEYLAVMDLPAEYYLQTVKTVFQDQALARGTMTWRGQPIEPAAISATALMTVEGERDDISGLGQTRAAHKLCTGLTKRQRRHHEEPGVGHYGVFNGRRWRRHIAPRIARFMRRHEGT; translated from the coding sequence ATGCTTTACCACGCCCATGAGCTTCACCACGCGGCCCTCGAGCCGCTACGCTTTGCCGCCCAGGCCAGCCAGCAATTCTTTCTGAACCCCTTCAACCCGCTGGCTTATACCCGGAGCGGCCGGACCCTGGCGGCGGCCTGCGAGGTCTTCGACCGCACCACGCGCAGGCGCAGCAAACCGGACTTCGGGCTGAGCGAGACGTTCTCCGAGGGCGAGCGCTTGGCAGTGCGCGAGAGCGTGGTCGCCGAGACCACCTTTTGCCGCCTCTTGCGCTTTTGCCGCGAAGGCAAGGGCCAAGACCCACAGGGCCAAGACCCGCAGGGCCAAGACCCGCGGGTGCTTATCGTGGCGCCCATGTCGGGCCATTTCGCGACGCTGCTGCGCGATACCGTGGCGGCGCTGTTGCCCGACCACGACGTCCACATCACCGACTGGCGCGACGCCCGCGACGTGGCGCCGGCGGCCGGCCGCTTCGACCTCGACGACTACATCGACACGGTGATCGACTTTTTGCGGCTCCTGGGTCCGCCTACGCACGTCATCGCCGTCTGCCAGCCCTCGGTGCCGGTGCTGGCGGCGACGGCGCTGCTGGCGGCGGCCGGCGACCAGGCGGCGCCGCGCACACTGACCCTGATGGGCGGCCCCATCGATACCCGCGAGAGCCCGACCGAGGTCAACAAGCTGGCCCAGAGGCGCTCGCTGGCCTGGTTCGAACGTCACGTCATCACCCGGGTGCCGCTGATCTACCCCGGCTTCGGGCGCCGCGTCTATCCCGGCTTTCTGCAGCTCAGCGGCTTCATGACCATGAATCTGGAGCGCCACCTGGGCGCCCACATGCGACTTTTCCACCACCTCATCGAAGGCGACGGCGACGGCGCCGAGGCGCATCGGCGCTTCTACGACGAATACCTCGCCGTCATGGACCTGCCGGCGGAATATTACCTCCAGACCGTCAAGACGGTGTTTCAGGACCAGGCGCTGGCGCGCGGCACCATGACCTGGCGGGGCCAGCCGATCGAGCCCGCCGCCATCAGCGCCACCGCCTTGATGACTGTCGAGGGCGAGCGAGACGACATCTCCGGCCTGGGTCAGACGCGGGCGGCGCACAAGCTCTGTACCGGCCTCACGAAGCGCCAGCGGCGCCACCACGAAGAGCCCGGCGTGGGCCACTACGGCGTCTTCAACGGGCGCCGCTGGCGGCGCCACATCGCGCCCCGCATCGCGCGCTTCATGCGCCGTCACGAGGGCACGTGA
- a CDS encoding SCO family protein: protein MLAVLLGVGLGAAGRWLFFDQPLPSFGERQNTVIGGPFSLTDQFGARVREADFRGKLMLVYFGYTYCPDVCPTELQTITTALEALGPAAAEIVPIFISVDPARDTVAQMKDYAANFHPALRALSGSPDEVAAAARSYRIYYVKVQNNGAEADADDYSMDHTAIVYLMDRKGRYLAHFPSATPPKRLAERLRQAL from the coding sequence GTGCTGGCCGTGCTCCTCGGCGTCGGCCTGGGGGCGGCGGGACGTTGGCTGTTTTTCGACCAACCGCTGCCGTCGTTTGGCGAACGCCAAAACACCGTCATCGGCGGCCCCTTCAGCCTGACCGATCAGTTCGGCGCCCGGGTGCGCGAGGCCGACTTCCGGGGCAAGCTGATGCTGGTCTATTTCGGCTACACCTATTGCCCCGATGTCTGCCCCACCGAACTGCAGACCATCACCACGGCGCTCGAGGCGCTGGGGCCGGCGGCGGCGGAAATCGTGCCGATCTTCATCAGCGTCGATCCGGCCCGCGATACGGTGGCCCAGATGAAGGACTATGCGGCCAACTTCCACCCGGCGCTACGGGCGCTCAGCGGCAGCCCAGACGAGGTCGCCGCCGCCGCCCGGTCCTATCGCATCTACTACGTCAAAGTACAAAACAACGGCGCCGAGGCCGACGCTGACGACTACAGCATGGACCACACCGCCATCGTCTACCTGATGGATCGCAAGGGCCGCTATCTGGCTCATTTCCCCAGCGCCACGCCGCCCAAGCGCCTGGCCGAGAGACTGCGCCAGGCACTCTAA
- a CDS encoding cobalamin biosynthesis protein, with translation MADIEPRFDFAALAGGPEPMVLLLLVLLADAVLGNPAILRRWLPHPALLLAVTASGLERRLNRGGRSPVKRLVRGVLALVLVLALALGASWLVLLASAVLPFGWLIEFLFLASLIAQRGPLDEARLLLRALEGGGLEAGRQAAAEIAGPAAQNMDQPALVRAAVSHLAERLLDGLVAALFWLILLGLPGLAAYQAINIAGRLWDDRNPERRDFGLAASRLDDVVGYLPGRLAGLLVVLAAVFVPSTSPGAALRVMGRDALRHRSLSLAWVVAAMAGALGLALTEARVARGPQGRAAPAAERQGAAPSIWLGQREGRALAGTADIMRAIYLYAVAALISFALVTMVAMVQLSL, from the coding sequence ATGGCGGACATCGAGCCACGGTTCGACTTTGCCGCCCTGGCCGGCGGGCCCGAGCCCATGGTGTTGCTGCTGCTGGTGCTGCTGGCCGATGCCGTGCTCGGCAATCCGGCCATTCTGCGGCGCTGGCTGCCGCATCCGGCGCTGCTGCTGGCGGTCACGGCGAGCGGCCTCGAGCGCCGCCTCAACCGCGGTGGCCGCAGCCCCGTCAAACGCCTGGTGCGCGGCGTCCTGGCCCTCGTTTTGGTGCTGGCGCTGGCGCTCGGGGCGAGCTGGCTGGTGCTTCTCGCCAGCGCCGTGCTGCCCTTTGGCTGGCTCATCGAGTTCCTCTTCCTGGCTTCGCTGATTGCCCAGCGCGGACCGCTGGACGAAGCCCGGCTGCTGCTGCGGGCGCTCGAAGGCGGCGGTCTCGAGGCGGGGCGGCAGGCGGCGGCCGAGATCGCCGGCCCGGCGGCGCAGAACATGGACCAGCCGGCCCTGGTTCGGGCCGCCGTCAGCCACCTGGCCGAGCGCCTGCTCGACGGCCTGGTGGCGGCGCTGTTTTGGCTCATCCTGCTCGGCCTGCCGGGACTGGCCGCCTACCAGGCCATCAACATCGCCGGCCGGCTCTGGGATGACCGCAATCCCGAACGCCGCGATTTCGGCCTGGCGGCCAGCCGCCTCGACGACGTGGTGGGCTATCTGCCGGGCCGCCTGGCCGGCCTGCTGGTGGTGCTGGCCGCGGTCTTCGTGCCCTCGACCAGCCCCGGCGCGGCGCTGCGGGTGATGGGCCGCGATGCGCTGCGCCACCGCTCGCTCAGCCTGGCCTGGGTGGTGGCGGCCATGGCCGGCGCGCTGGGGCTGGCGCTGACCGAAGCCCGGGTTGCCCGCGGCCCCCAGGGCCGCGCGGCCCCCGCCGCCGAGCGCCAGGGCGCGGCGCCGAGCATTTGGCTGGGCCAACGCGAGGGCCGTGCCCTGGCCGGCACGGCCGACATCATGCGGGCGATTTACCTCTACGCCGTGGCGGCCCTGATCAGCTTCGCCCTCGTCACCATGGTGGCCATGGTGCAGCTCTCGCTCTAG
- a CDS encoding lipid-binding SYLF domain-containing protein codes for MTRSIGSRSALAALIVLTMGLAAPAALADDQQALVDRARITVESFAGDAKMAPMRALLKRAKAVLVVPQMLKAGFILGGAGGSGVLLARGQRGWSAPAFFNLGAGSIGLQIGAQSSEVVLLMMTERALDAVLHNRVKLGAELSAAAGPQGVGRETATTTNLRDDVYSYSRNKGLFAGASVEGAVIQPDADANKAYYGKAVTPQDIILKRAVSKRDAAALRAALAKAAGG; via the coding sequence ATGACCAGATCAATCGGCAGCCGCTCAGCCCTGGCCGCGCTCATCGTGCTGACCATGGGGCTGGCCGCGCCGGCGGCCCTGGCCGACGACCAACAGGCCCTGGTCGACCGCGCCCGCATCACCGTCGAAAGTTTTGCCGGTGATGCCAAGATGGCGCCCATGCGGGCCTTGCTCAAGCGGGCAAAGGCTGTGCTGGTAGTGCCGCAAATGCTCAAGGCCGGGTTCATCCTGGGCGGCGCCGGCGGCTCCGGCGTGCTGCTCGCCCGCGGCCAGCGGGGCTGGTCGGCACCGGCCTTCTTCAACCTGGGTGCCGGCAGCATCGGCCTGCAGATCGGCGCCCAGTCCTCCGAGGTGGTACTGCTGATGATGACCGAGCGCGCCCTCGATGCGGTGCTGCACAACCGGGTCAAGCTGGGCGCCGAGTTGAGCGCCGCCGCCGGGCCCCAGGGCGTGGGCCGCGAGACGGCGACCACCACCAACCTGCGCGACGACGTTTATTCCTACTCGCGCAACAAGGGCCTTTTCGCCGGCGCCTCCGTCGAGGGCGCCGTGATCCAGCCCGACGCCGACGCCAACAAGGCCTACTACGGCAAGGCCGTGACGCCCCAGGACATCATTCTCAAGCGCGCCGTCTCGAAGCGCGATGCGGCAGCCCTGCGGGCCGCCCTGGCCAAGGCGGCCGGCGGCTAG
- a CDS encoding histidine phosphatase family protein, whose product MNERTRWWLIRHAPVVGAQDLFYGGSDVAADVSDETMFAAFPGWLPDAAVWLTSGLKRTQQTADAIAAAGVNQDQRLIEPDLAEQRYGEWEMKRYDDLAMDLAKIAAAGQWHRYWLAPAGHRPPGGESFLDVIERVGLALERHTERFRGRSIVAVIHGGTIRAAIAYAMNMEPDRALSIAVENLGTTRLDHMPGEGLGGDWRLAFSNSRAG is encoded by the coding sequence ATGAATGAACGTACACGGTGGTGGCTGATCCGGCATGCCCCGGTGGTGGGGGCCCAGGATCTTTTCTACGGCGGCTCCGACGTGGCCGCCGACGTCTCCGACGAGACCATGTTCGCGGCCTTTCCCGGCTGGTTGCCCGACGCAGCCGTGTGGCTGACCAGCGGCCTCAAACGCACCCAGCAGACCGCCGACGCCATCGCCGCCGCCGGGGTCAACCAGGACCAGCGCCTGATCGAGCCCGACCTGGCCGAACAGCGCTACGGCGAATGGGAGATGAAGCGCTACGACGACCTGGCCATGGATCTGGCCAAGATCGCCGCCGCCGGCCAGTGGCACCGCTACTGGCTGGCCCCGGCCGGCCACCGGCCGCCCGGCGGCGAGAGCTTCCTCGACGTCATCGAGCGCGTGGGCCTGGCGCTGGAGCGCCACACCGAGCGCTTTCGCGGGCGCAGCATCGTCGCCGTCATCCACGGCGGCACCATCCGCGCCGCCATCGCCTACGCCATGAACATGGAGCCCGACAGGGCGCTCTCGATCGCCGTCGAGAACCTGGGTACCACCCGCCTCGACCACATGCCGGGCGAGGGCCTGGGCGGCGACTGGCGGCTGGCCTTCAGCAACAGCCGGGCGGGTTGA
- a CDS encoding ABC transporter permease codes for MRDQVGTGPRAPADIFSAQRVFAMVLRYTYLIRSSWPRLLELAYWPTVQMILWGFLTQFLAQSSNYVAQALGVLISAVLLWDILFRSQLGVSLSFFEEMWSRNLGHLFVSPLRPSELMVALFATSFCRTVIGALPATLLAIAFFGFSVYSLGFALVGFFLNLVVMGWAFGLAVSGIVLRWGLGAESLAWALIFAIAPVCAIYYPVAVLPEWLQTVSALLPASHVFEGMRAILVEGRFLPELMLKAIGLNVIYLGLGVSIFLGFFRSARKHGLLHQIGE; via the coding sequence ATGAGGGACCAGGTGGGCACCGGGCCGCGGGCTCCGGCCGATATTTTCTCGGCCCAGCGCGTTTTTGCCATGGTGCTGCGCTACACCTACCTCATCCGCAGCTCCTGGCCCCGGCTTTTGGAACTGGCCTACTGGCCCACGGTACAGATGATCCTGTGGGGTTTCCTCACCCAGTTCCTGGCCCAGAGCTCGAACTACGTGGCCCAGGCCCTGGGCGTGCTGATCAGCGCCGTGCTGCTCTGGGACATTCTCTTTCGCAGCCAGTTGGGCGTCTCATTGTCGTTCTTCGAGGAGATGTGGTCGCGCAACCTGGGCCACCTCTTCGTCAGTCCGCTGAGGCCCAGCGAGCTGATGGTGGCGCTCTTTGCCACCAGCTTCTGCCGCACCGTCATCGGCGCCCTTCCCGCCACCTTGCTGGCCATCGCCTTTTTCGGCTTCTCGGTCTATTCGCTGGGCTTCGCACTGGTCGGCTTTTTCCTCAATCTGGTTGTCATGGGCTGGGCTTTCGGTCTGGCGGTCTCGGGCATCGTGCTGCGCTGGGGCTTGGGCGCCGAGAGCCTGGCCTGGGCCCTGATCTTCGCCATAGCGCCAGTTTGCGCCATCTATTACCCGGTGGCGGTGCTGCCCGAATGGCTGCAGACCGTGTCGGCGCTGCTGCCGGCCAGCCATGTCTTCGAGGGCATGCGGGCGATCCTGGTCGAGGGCCGCTTCCTGCCCGAGCTGATGCTCAAGGCCATCGGCCTCAACGTCATCTATCTCGGCCTCGGCGTGAGCATCTTCTTGGGCTTCTTCCGCTCGGCCCGCAAACACGGGCTGTTGCACCAGATCGGCGAATGA
- a CDS encoding ABC transporter ATP-binding protein has product MPEPAIIVEGLCKHYGDVVAVDGLDFQIARGQTTALLGGNGAGKTTTIAILLGLLLPSSGRVEVLGENMLRRRHRVLPRLNFSSPYVDLPHRLTVRQNLRIYAHLYGLRAIDRRLGEMTEMFDLGAFVDRPFGTLSAGQRTRVALAKALINEPELLLLDEPTVSLDPDVGDWVRGTLADYQHRSGASVLLASHNMNEVERLCDDVLMLRAGRLVDRGPPAELLGRYGRPTLEEVFLDVARGRGAALEVEA; this is encoded by the coding sequence ATGCCCGAGCCCGCCATCATTGTCGAAGGCCTCTGTAAGCACTACGGAGACGTGGTCGCCGTCGACGGCCTCGACTTCCAAATCGCCCGCGGCCAGACCACGGCGCTGCTGGGCGGCAACGGCGCCGGCAAGACCACCACCATCGCCATCTTGCTGGGGCTGCTGTTGCCCAGCTCCGGCCGCGTCGAGGTGCTGGGCGAGAACATGCTGCGCCGGCGCCACCGGGTGCTGCCGCGGCTCAACTTCTCCTCGCCCTACGTCGACCTGCCGCACCGCCTTACAGTGCGCCAGAACCTGCGCATCTATGCCCACCTCTATGGTCTCCGGGCCATCGACCGCCGGCTCGGCGAAATGACCGAGATGTTCGACCTGGGCGCCTTCGTCGACCGCCCCTTCGGCACGCTCTCGGCCGGCCAGCGCACCCGGGTGGCCCTGGCCAAGGCCCTGATCAACGAGCCCGAGCTGTTGTTGCTCGACGAGCCCACGGTGTCGCTCGATCCCGACGTCGGCGACTGGGTGCGCGGCACCCTGGCCGACTACCAGCACCGGAGCGGTGCCTCCGTGCTGCTGGCGTCGCACAACATGAACGAGGTCGAGCGGCTGTGCGACGACGTGCTGATGCTGCGGGCCGGCCGCCTGGTCGACCGCGGCCCGCCGGCCGAGCTGCTGGGACGCTACGGCCGGCCCACCCTCGAGGAAGTGTTTCTCGACGTCGCCCGCGGCCGTGGCGCGGCGCTTGAGGTGGAGGCATGA